DNA sequence from the Pedobacter sp. W3I1 genome:
GAAAGTAAATTCTTAAACTTTGGTAAACTGAATGTGGTTGATTTATTTTACAACCAGAAATTAGGTGATAAATTAGATTTACTGGTAGGTATTGACAACAGAAAAATGAAATTGGTTACTGATACCAAAAGCCCAACAACCAATATTTTCGCCGCTTATGGATCATTGTTTTTACATGATTTAAGCATTTTTAATCTGGAAGTAGGTGGACGTTACAATAAACATGATCAATATGGAGAAAACTATACTTACTCTATTACCCCAAGCATCAACATTATTAAAGAAGTAAAATTATTTGGAACAGTATCTACCGCATTTAAAATTCCAACACTGAATATGTTGTTTGGGCAATATGGTGCCAATCTGGATCTGAAACCAGAAAAATCTCAAAATTATGAGGCTGGTGTAAACTTGAATCTTGCTGATGAGGCCTTCACTTTACGCATCGCAGGTTTCAAACGTGATTTAACTGATGCCATTGTATACACTACTGGTTACATTAACCAGGCAAGCCAAAAATTTAAAGGCTTTGAAGTAGAACCTGCAGTAAAGTTTAGCGTGTTTAACATTAACGGTTATTATGCTTTTGTAGAAGGAAATACAGGGACTACCAATTATTTAATCCGCAGACCGAAGCATACTTTTGGCATTAATGCAGGTGCTCAGGCTACAAGTAATTTATACATTAGCGCTAATTTCCGTTATTTTGGAAACCGTTACGATACTTACTTCACCACTAAATCTATTGATGAGCTTTTACCATCATATAAACTGTTAAGTGCTTATGCAGAGTATGCATTGGCGAAGAAACGCGTAAAGATATTTTTTGATGCCAAAAACATTCTGAACGAAAAATACAGTGAAATTATTGGCTACAATACACCTGGCTTCAACTTTAATACAGGTGTAAGTTTTAATATCCGCTAATAAAAATTTAACTTTGCTTAAACATTAACCAGAAATAGCATGTCTCATTTAAAATTTAATCCACGTACATTAATTTTGTTGTTAATGATATTGGCGATAACGGCTTTACGTTTGTTGGTAACATTCAACTCTGATGAATTAAAGTTTGCCAATTTTTCATCAATAGGAGCGGTAGCTTTATTTGGAGGAGCCTATTTTAAAGATCATCTAAAAGCATTTGCTTTTCCGCTATTGAGTTTGTTTTTAAGCGATTTAGTACTTTATACAACCATTTATAAAAAGTATGTAGGTATGTTTTTAGTTCAAGAACTTTGGACATACCTGGCAATTGCATTAATGGTTTTAGCCGGTCGTTTTTTATTAAAAAAAGTAAATGTAGCCAGCTTATTACTATCTACAATTGTAATTGTGTTCATCCATTGGATTATAAGTGATATTGGTTCATGGTATAATAATCCACTTTATACACAAAACTTTAATGGTTTTATAGATTGTTTAATTAATGCTATTCCATTCGAGATTAGATTCTTAGAAGGAACAGTGATTTACGGTGCATTACTTTTCGGAGCTTTCGAAATCTTAAAAGCAAAATATCCGGTATTAAAACTGCAGACACAAGAGTTGTAGATATCCATTGTTTGGTATAATACCAAATAGCTGAAAACAACATAGAAATCCTCTTTTGATTCGATTCAAAAGAGGATTTTTTTTAACTTAGACTCCTCGTCATGCTGAATTTATTTCAGCATCTAATAAGACGTTCTGGTTTACCTTAGGATATCTGGCGTTAAGAATAATAGATCCTAAAACAAGTTCAGGATGATTTAAAAATATAGATATGAAAGTTGTTTCCTTTTTACCTGCTGCTACAAAAATGATTTACGATATGGGCCTGCAAGAATACCTGCATGGGGTTACATTCGAATGTCCTAAAGAGGCGGCAGATCAGCCAAAAGTTGTAAGATGCATATTAGAAGGTAAAAACTATTCGAGTATCGAAATCGACCGGATCTTTTCAGCATCAAAAGCACAAGGCAAAAGTTTGTATTGGGTAGATGATGCGCTACTGGAAAGCATCGCGCCTGATGTGGTTTTTACACAAGATATCTGCGAGGTTTGTAATATCGATACCGTATGTACCGAAACCGCTGTAATGAAGCTTAGCAAACAGCCTGCACTTGTTCCTTTATCGCCAAATAACTTACAGGATGTTTTTGAATGTGCCATTACCATTGCCAGGGCTTTGGGAAAGGAAGAAGTAGCTTTAAATTACCTTGCAGGTCTGCAAAAGAAAACAGATCATATTTTAGATCAACTTAGAGCAAACCGCGCACCGTTAAAAAGGATCATGCTGATGGAGTGGATCGAACCCATCTATAATTGCGGACATTGGATTCCTTTTCAGATTGCTGCTGCTGGTGGGGTTGATATGTTGTCTAATCCAGGTGGAGACTCTATCGTAACCCAATGGGATAAAATTCTGAAATATAACCCAGAGGTTTTAGTTATTGCCCCATGTGGTTTTGATATGAAAAGAAGCATGGAAGAAATGGAGCTGTTAACTTCAAAACCAGGCTGGAAAAACCTGGAGGCCGTTAAAAACAACCAGGTTTATATTGCTGATTTTGATATGTTCACTCAACCGAGTGTAGGTACTTTGGTTGAAGGTATAGAAGCTTTAGCCTGCATGTTCCACCCGGAGATATTTAAGGCAGGCGAAAACATAGCCAAGAAATTCATCAGCCACAGCCAGTCTGTTAAATCACTAAAATCAGTATAATCATTTAAATCTGCGTAATCATAATTATGAAATTAGTTGTTTTAACAGGAGCAGGAATTAGTGCCGAAAGTGGGTTAAAAACGTTTAGGGATGCTGATGGATTATGGGAGGGCTATAATGTTTACGATGTAGCTACCCCCGAAGCCTGGGAAAGAAACCCTGAATTGGTACAAGAGTTTTATAACGAAAGAAGAAGACAGGTTTTAGCTGCAAAACCCAATCTGGCTCACCAATTACTGGCTGAAATGGAAAAAGATTTTGATGTTGAGATTATTACCCAAAACATTGATGATTTGCATGAAAGGGCAGGTTCTACCAAAGTAACGCATCTACATGGCGTAATTACCAGGTCTCAATCTGACAGAAAATCGAACTTAACCTATCCCATTGCAGGTTCAGAAATTAAAATGGGCGAGCTTTGCGAGCTGGGTTCTCAACTTCGTCCACATGTGGTATGGTTTGGCGAAGCGGTACCTATGATCGAAGTAGCGGCTAAACTCTGCAAACAGGCCGATTTGTTTGTACTCATCGGGACATCATTAGCTGTTTATCCCGCTGCAGGTTTAATCGATTTTGTCCCTTCCTTTGTTGATAAATACATTATTGATCCTAAAACACCCGATGTAAAACGTTATAAAAATGTAATCAGCATTGAAAAAAATGCTGTAGAAGGCGTTGCAGTGTTAAAAGAAATCCTGACCAATGCCAGATAAAAAGATTTGCATTTTTAATTGGAGTGGTGGTAAAGACAGTACATTGGCTTTGCATTATGTTTTACAAGATCCTACTATCGAAATCCGATACCTGATTACTACAGTTACCGAAAAATACAATCGTGTTTCAATGCATGGTGTTAGAGAAGCTTTGCTGGTCAAACAGGCCGAAAGTATTGGTATTCCACTGTATCAGATTCGCTTGGGCGAAATGCCCGATATGGAAACCTACGATAGTACGATGAAGAAGCATCTTTCTAAATTTAAAGAGGAGGGCATTACCCATTCTATTTTTGGCGATATTTTTTTAGCGGACTTACGTAGCTATCGGGAGAACAAATTGGCCGAAATTGGTCTCAAGGCTATTTTCCCGCTTTGGAAAAAAAACACTAAAGATTTGATCGATGAATTTTTGAATCTGAACTATAAAACCATCATTGTTTGCACACAGGAAAATCTCGAAAATTTCTGTGGAAAAGTAATTAGCCATGATTTAATTGATCAATTACCTCCAGATATTGATCCTTGCGGAGAAAATGGTGAGTTTCATACTTTCGCATTTGAAGGACCAATTTTCAAGAATAAAATCAATTTCACCACAGGAGAGAAGGTATTCAGAACTTATAATGCCCCAGGCAAAATCACAACAGATGAAGATTCACCTTGTTCAACCACAGCACTTTCAGGCTTCTGGTATATGGATTTGTTGGAATAATTTTTCTATTCAAAAGATTTTGGCATCATTTTTTCTTAAGCATTGGTAATTAACTAAATCACACATCCATTTGAAACCTGTTTAGCAAGGTTAGGTAGCTAAACAAGCGTCATATTAAAATTAAGAGTTATGAAAAAGATATTGGTAGTAATCGCATTAAGTTCTTCAGTTTTATTTGCTTGTAATAACAAGGCAAAAGAAGAAGCAGCATTAAAACAACAACAGGCCGAAAAAGAATTGGCTATTAAGGCCGTTAAAGATAGCTTAAGGTTAGATAGTTTTAAGAAGGCTGAAGTTGCAAAAGTAGAGCAGGAAAAAGAAGCCAAACACCAGGCAGAATTAGCTGCAGCCAGAAGGACAAGCTCATCTAGATCTAGA
Encoded proteins:
- a CDS encoding DUF6580 family putative transport protein, producing MSHLKFNPRTLILLLMILAITALRLLVTFNSDELKFANFSSIGAVALFGGAYFKDHLKAFAFPLLSLFLSDLVLYTTIYKKYVGMFLVQELWTYLAIALMVLAGRFLLKKVNVASLLLSTIVIVFIHWIISDIGSWYNNPLYTQNFNGFIDCLINAIPFEIRFLEGTVIYGALLFGAFEILKAKYPVLKLQTQEL
- a CDS encoding ABC transporter substrate-binding protein — encoded protein: MKVVSFLPAATKMIYDMGLQEYLHGVTFECPKEAADQPKVVRCILEGKNYSSIEIDRIFSASKAQGKSLYWVDDALLESIAPDVVFTQDICEVCNIDTVCTETAVMKLSKQPALVPLSPNNLQDVFECAITIARALGKEEVALNYLAGLQKKTDHILDQLRANRAPLKRIMLMEWIEPIYNCGHWIPFQIAAAGGVDMLSNPGGDSIVTQWDKILKYNPEVLVIAPCGFDMKRSMEEMELLTSKPGWKNLEAVKNNQVYIADFDMFTQPSVGTLVEGIEALACMFHPEIFKAGENIAKKFISHSQSVKSLKSV
- a CDS encoding Sir2 family NAD-dependent protein deacetylase, with amino-acid sequence MKLVVLTGAGISAESGLKTFRDADGLWEGYNVYDVATPEAWERNPELVQEFYNERRRQVLAAKPNLAHQLLAEMEKDFDVEIITQNIDDLHERAGSTKVTHLHGVITRSQSDRKSNLTYPIAGSEIKMGELCELGSQLRPHVVWFGEAVPMIEVAAKLCKQADLFVLIGTSLAVYPAAGLIDFVPSFVDKYIIDPKTPDVKRYKNVISIEKNAVEGVAVLKEILTNAR
- a CDS encoding diphthine--ammonia ligase; the protein is MPDKKICIFNWSGGKDSTLALHYVLQDPTIEIRYLITTVTEKYNRVSMHGVREALLVKQAESIGIPLYQIRLGEMPDMETYDSTMKKHLSKFKEEGITHSIFGDIFLADLRSYRENKLAEIGLKAIFPLWKKNTKDLIDEFLNLNYKTIIVCTQENLENFCGKVISHDLIDQLPPDIDPCGENGEFHTFAFEGPIFKNKINFTTGEKVFRTYNAPGKITTDEDSPCSTTALSGFWYMDLLE
- a CDS encoding YMGG-like glycine zipper-containing protein — encoded protein: MKKILVVIALSSSVLFACNNKAKEEAALKQQQAEKELAIKAVKDSLRLDSFKKAEVAKVEQEKEAKHQAELAAARRTSSSRSRSYASSGGGSSSAYGGAQPTAKKKGWSDAAKGAVIGGAAGAVGGALIDKKKGRGAIIGGLVGAGGGYLIGRGEDRKSGRVQPKN